The nucleotide sequence GGCCGTCATCGGCGCCGGGATCGCCGTGTCGGCCTGGCACGGCGTGGCGTATACCGAGCTGGCCACCCTGGCCGGTTCCGCGCGTGCCGGCACGGCATTGGGCATGTGCAACACCTTGGTCTACCTGAGCCTGTTCCTGGCCCCTGTCTCCATTCCGTACGTCCTGGACGTGGCGTCATGGACCGGCGTGTGGCTGCTGGCCGGGCTGATCGCCCTGGCGACGTGGCCCCTGTTCCCACGCCCCCATGGTATATTGGTTGCGAAACGCAACTTTTAGGGGCCGCATGGCGGCCGCCGGAGCCGGGGCCGCCATGGACATCACCGAAGACTTCAGCCAGTCCCGCGAGCAAACCATCCTGCAGGTGCGAGAGCTGTCGCGCAGGCTGGTGCGGGAATTGGGATTCATGCGGCCGCATCTGGCCGACAGCGGGCTGGCCCCTTCGGCCGTGCACGCCATCATCGAGGTAGGCCTGGCGCCCGGCATGCAGGCGCGGGAACTGGCCTCGGTGCTGCGCCTGGACAAATCGAACGCCAGCCGGCAATTGGCCAAGCTGGAGGCCCTGGGGCTGCTGCGGCGCGAGACCGATCCGGCCGATGCGCGCGCGTCCCGCCTGTACCTGACGCGCAAGGGCGCGGCCCTGCGCGAGCGCATAGACCGCTTCGCCACCGACCAGGTCTCCAAGGCGCTGCGGCAATTGACGCCGGGGGACCAGCAGGCCCTGCTGCGCCTGCTGGCCCTGTACGGCAACGCCCTGTCCCGCGACAACCCCAACCTGGCGAATACAGCGGGCGACGCCGAGGCGGACATCGGCGCGCCGCCGGACGACGACACCGGCCGCATCGTGCAGGGCTATGTCCCCGGCTGCATCGGCGATATCGCCGCCCTGCATGCGCGCTATTACGCGCGCACGGTCGGTTTCGGCGTCTTCTTCGAACGCAAGGTGGCGACCGAGCTCGGGGCCTACGCGGAAACGCTGCCCGCGCCGGGCAAGGAGATGTGGCTGTACACGGAAGGCGGCCGCGTGCTGGGTTCGGTCGTCATCGATGGCGATAGGGCGGCGCGCGAGGCCCACCTGCGCTGGTTCATCGTCGACGAGACCCTGCGCGGCAGGGGCGTGGGGCGCGCCTTGCTGGGACGCGCCATGGACTTTGCCGACGCATGGTACGACCGGACCTGCCTGTGGACCTTCCGCGGCCTGGATGCGGCGCGGCACCTCTACGAGTCGGTGGGCTTCGGCCTGGCCGAAGAGGCCGCCGGCTCGCAATGGGGCGAGCCGGTCACCGAGCAGCGCTTTATCCGGCCCAACCCGTCGCCGGCGCGCTAGCCCTAAGGCGCCGCGTCAGGTGCCGCGCGCGGCAACGCCCAGCTGTTCGGCGCGCATGCCGTCGTTCAGCCGCCGCGGCGCTTCGTCGCGCTGGCGCGGCCGCGGCAGCGATTCCACATGCAGGACGCGCATGGGATGGGCGAAGCGCACGCCGAGTTCCTCGAAGGCCTGCATCATCTCCAGGTTGATGGCCTGCTGGATGTCCATGTACGGGTTGTAGCCGGGATCCAGGACGATATAGACGGTCTCGAAATCCAGCGAGCTTTCGCCGAAGCCCTTGAAGTGCGAGCGGTCGAAGCGGGTCTTGTCCTGCGCGCGGATGATGCGTTCCACGATGCGCGGTACCTGGCGGACCTGCTCGGCCGTGCAGTCGTAGCTCAGCCCGAACTGGAACACCACCCGGCGTTCGCGCAGGCGCTTGTAGTTCTGGATGGTCGCCGTCAGCATGCTGGCGTTGGACATGACGATCTGTTCGCCGCCCAGGCTGCGGATGCGGGTGGTCTTCAGGCCGACGTGTTCGACCGTGCCGGCCAGCGTGCCCACCACGATGAAGTCGTTGACCTCGAAAGGCTTGTCGATGGCGATGGACATCGACGCGAAGAGATCGCCCAGGATGTTCTGCACGGCCAGCGCGACCGCGATACCGCCCACGCCCAGGCTGGCGACGAAGGCGGTGATATTCACGCCCATATTGGACAGCATGGCCAGCAGCACCACCGCCCACAGCAGGACTTTGATACCCCAGATGGAAAGCGCGGCCAGCGCCGTGATCTGCCCGCCCTGCGGCGCGGCATGGCGGCGGAAATAGTGCTGCATGCCCAGCACCATGCCGCGGTGCGCCCACAGCGCGATCTGCAGGATGGCAACCACGAACCACAGGCCGTCGATGCGGCCGGCCCATCGCGCCGGCATGTCCAGCAGCCCGGCGCCGATCAGCAGCGCGGCCAGCGCCAGCAGCGTATTGCTCGTTCCGGCAACGACTTCGGCGGCGATCGCGCTGATATGGGCATCGTGGGCCTGCGAGCGGGCGCGCAGGCGGCGCTGTACGAAGCCGATGGCGATGCGTGCCACGGTGAAGGCCACGCAGGCCGCGGCCAGCGCGACGATCCAGTTCAGCAGCGGAATTCCCAGGAATAGCGTATCGGTGAAAAAAGCGCCGAAGACGTTATCGGTCATGCGTATCCTCCTCGTCGGACAGGGGTTTCGAGTCCCTTTAGGGTAGCAGCCGGGACCCGGCCCTGTACCGCTGAGCAGGATGCCGGCTCAGTCCCGGTCCGGCGCGCCCAGCGGAAACCAGGCGCGGTAGGGCCTGGCGTCGTCGACCGCGCGGGCGAAGGAGGGATGCTCCAGCAGGCGGGCGCGATACGCGCGGACGTTGCCGCAGGCGGCGGGGATGGGATGCGTCCAGTCGGCGTAGAACAGGTGCGGCGCCGCACCGCAGTCCGCCAGGCTGAAGCGGTCTCCCGCGGCCCAGGTCCGATCCGCCATTTTCCGGTCCAGCCAGGCGTAGGCGGTGTCCAGCATGCCGCGCCAATTGCGTACGCCGTAGGGGTCGCGCGCCGCTTCCGGACGCATCTCGTTGAAGACGATCTGCTGCACCGGCGTGGCGATGTAGTTGTCGAAGAACCGGTCCATGAAGCGGGTCTCCAGGGCTTCCGCGGGGTCCGCCGGGATCATGCGCGCGGGGCCCGGGTGGACCAGGTCCAGATATTCGACGATGCAGGTGGCCTCCATCACGGTGCGATCGCCGTCGACCAGCATGGGGAAGCGTTTCATGGGCCAGCGCTCGGCCAGCTCCCTGCCTGCCGGGCTGTCCGGGCCTTCCACGATGCGGGACTCGAAAGGGATGCCGTTGTCGTAGAGCGGGATCAGCACCTTCTGGCAGTAGGAGGAAAACGGGTGGAAATACAGTTGCAGCGCCATGGGCGGGTCTCCTTGGGGAGCGCGGCGCGCCGGGACGCGCGCCATCCTGCCTACGACGTACGAGCCGCGCGGATTTCGACAGGTGCGTGCGCCCGGACATCCACATGTCCGCGGTCTTTCGGGAACGAGTCAGTTGTCCCCGTCGGCCCCCAGCCATTCCGCCACGAATTCGTCGCGGAAGCGGCGCAGGCGGGTCGCGCGCGCCCGCGCGATGCGGCGGGCGGCGGCGGTGTGCAGGGTTTCGGGCAGCCGCAGCAATTTGGCTTCGATGTGGTCCAGCGCGTACTGGCCGTCGTCCAGGGGACGTTCGCGGGCCAGGGGGTCGCTGCCGTGCGCCAGCGGGCGGCCCAATTGTCCGCCGACATGGAACATGCGGGCCAGGCCGATGGCGCCCAGGGCGTCCATGCGATCGGCGTCCTGGACGATGCATGCCTCTATGGTGCGCGGCGGGATGCCGGCCGAGAAGCTGTGGGCCTGGATGGCATGCGCGACGCCGGGCAGTTTTTCCGGCGGAAAACCGGCCTTGGCCAGCGCGGCGCTTGCCTGTTCCGCCGCCAGCGTGGACGCGCGCGAGCGATCCGGATGGTTCTTGGGCAGGTTGACCAGGTCGTGCAGGAAGCAGGCCGCGAGCACGACGAGCGCATCGGCGTCGGCATGGTCCTCGAGGATGCGCCGCGCCACCGACCAGACGCGTTCCAGGTGATTCAGGTCGTGCGCGCCGTCATCCGCCGCCGCGGGCGCGGCAATGCGGATGAGGCGCGGCTTCCAGTATGCGAGCAGGTCTTCTTCCATCGAGCGATCGTTCTACCATCCGGCGGCATAGGCCGGCCGCCGCGGATCTGCGCCGCCCCAGCGGATGCCGCTGGCCAGGTCGTGCCGCACCGCGCACATCGCGCCCGCGCGCCAGTTGCGGTCGTGCCACCATTTTACGGAATGGCCCATGGCGGCCAGGCGCTCGCCGACTTCCCGCGGTATC is from Bordetella bronchialis and encodes:
- a CDS encoding bifunctional helix-turn-helix transcriptional regulator/GNAT family N-acetyltransferase, whose product is MDITEDFSQSREQTILQVRELSRRLVRELGFMRPHLADSGLAPSAVHAIIEVGLAPGMQARELASVLRLDKSNASRQLAKLEALGLLRRETDPADARASRLYLTRKGAALRERIDRFATDQVSKALRQLTPGDQQALLRLLALYGNALSRDNPNLANTAGDAEADIGAPPDDDTGRIVQGYVPGCIGDIAALHARYYARTVGFGVFFERKVATELGAYAETLPAPGKEMWLYTEGGRVLGSVVIDGDRAAREAHLRWFIVDETLRGRGVGRALLGRAMDFADAWYDRTCLWTFRGLDAARHLYESVGFGLAEEAAGSQWGEPVTEQRFIRPNPSPAR
- a CDS encoding mechanosensitive ion channel family protein, whose product is MTDNVFGAFFTDTLFLGIPLLNWIVALAAACVAFTVARIAIGFVQRRLRARSQAHDAHISAIAAEVVAGTSNTLLALAALLIGAGLLDMPARWAGRIDGLWFVVAILQIALWAHRGMVLGMQHYFRRHAAPQGGQITALAALSIWGIKVLLWAVVLLAMLSNMGVNITAFVASLGVGGIAVALAVQNILGDLFASMSIAIDKPFEVNDFIVVGTLAGTVEHVGLKTTRIRSLGGEQIVMSNASMLTATIQNYKRLRERRVVFQFGLSYDCTAEQVRQVPRIVERIIRAQDKTRFDRSHFKGFGESSLDFETVYIVLDPGYNPYMDIQQAINLEMMQAFEELGVRFAHPMRVLHVESLPRPRQRDEAPRRLNDGMRAEQLGVAARGT
- a CDS encoding glutathione S-transferase family protein translates to MALQLYFHPFSSYCQKVLIPLYDNGIPFESRIVEGPDSPAGRELAERWPMKRFPMLVDGDRTVMEATCIVEYLDLVHPGPARMIPADPAEALETRFMDRFFDNYIATPVQQIVFNEMRPEAARDPYGVRNWRGMLDTAYAWLDRKMADRTWAAGDRFSLADCGAAPHLFYADWTHPIPAACGNVRAYRARLLEHPSFARAVDDARPYRAWFPLGAPDRD
- a CDS encoding HD domain-containing protein; amino-acid sequence: MEEDLLAYWKPRLIRIAAPAAADDGAHDLNHLERVWSVARRILEDHADADALVVLAACFLHDLVNLPKNHPDRSRASTLAAEQASAALAKAGFPPEKLPGVAHAIQAHSFSAGIPPRTIEACIVQDADRMDALGAIGLARMFHVGGQLGRPLAHGSDPLARERPLDDGQYALDHIEAKLLRLPETLHTAAARRIARARATRLRRFRDEFVAEWLGADGDN